The following proteins are co-located in the Bdellovibrionales bacterium genome:
- a CDS encoding transposase, which produces MGVTIQTLYHWKKRFGGMDVTDARRLKDLEMENTRLKRIVADQALDIVMLKDVNSKKW; this is translated from the coding sequence ATGGGCGTGACGATTCAGACTCTCTACCATTGGAAGAAGCGTTTTGGTGGTATGGACGTGACCGACGCCAGACGGCTGAAAGACCTGGAGATGGAGAATACGCGCCTAAAAAGGATCGTGGCGGACCAGGCTCTCGACATCGTCATGTTGAAGGATGTGAACTCAAAAAAGTGGTGA
- a CDS encoding IS1634 family transposase, whose translation MSDKPITEVEEFDHLGLVAALFKDYGLTDKIDKLLPKLSNNQKINHSQAIQCMIYQGLGFSDRRLYSAKRFFAAKPIETLLGRGVDLDMLNDDVLGRSLDAIHAYGPSKFFSDLAFSTLLKNELVSKFVHMDSTSHSFFGRKYSKDSGIEVRYGHSKGRKDLTQLVQLLITTDQGIPFWSKTYSGNANDREIFQQSVQSVNEYFKTCGFADEVCVVSDSALYSKKFLLNRDITGSWMARVPESIKRAKQLVESDHKKTPWIKINQDYKYREESVSYGGKRQRWIIVNNREARYKELSTLQRNLDKEERLLERKTKSLMNTVFQSRETLNSEFKRIVKQHPLFQLRKTIIGHYKKRRGKKRPNQSGYKVIIGFSRHEKLIKRFENKKGKFIIGTNFLDPKLTPERIIEVYCGRNQNIEGCFKFIKDSSFRLNEVFLKRVDRIESLMAIMALSLFVNNLGQLKLRQALKAKQLSLPSQNGKRTQRPTLKWVFQTMRNVIKVRVNIFGRVYEEFKGLDASQRIIIECFGPSAKMIYGSSP comes from the coding sequence ATGAGTGATAAGCCCATTACTGAAGTCGAGGAGTTTGATCATCTGGGTCTAGTGGCAGCACTATTTAAAGACTATGGACTGACTGACAAAATCGATAAGCTGTTGCCAAAGCTAAGTAACAACCAAAAAATCAATCACTCCCAAGCAATTCAGTGCATGATCTACCAAGGGCTTGGATTTTCTGACCGACGCCTTTACTCAGCCAAACGGTTTTTTGCAGCAAAGCCAATTGAGACGCTCCTAGGGCGAGGAGTCGATCTAGACATGCTAAATGATGATGTGCTGGGCAGGTCTCTTGATGCGATCCATGCCTATGGACCCTCGAAATTCTTTTCAGATTTAGCATTTTCTACTCTATTGAAAAATGAATTGGTCTCAAAATTCGTCCACATGGATTCGACAAGCCACTCATTTTTCGGGAGGAAATACAGTAAGGATTCTGGGATTGAGGTTAGGTACGGACATTCAAAAGGCCGAAAAGACCTCACTCAATTAGTTCAGTTATTAATAACTACCGATCAAGGGATTCCATTCTGGTCAAAAACCTATTCGGGCAATGCAAATGATCGTGAGATATTTCAGCAGTCAGTCCAGTCGGTTAATGAATATTTTAAGACGTGCGGATTTGCTGACGAAGTTTGCGTGGTATCTGATTCAGCACTTTACTCAAAGAAGTTCCTACTTAACAGAGACATCACTGGCAGCTGGATGGCTCGAGTACCTGAGTCGATCAAGAGGGCAAAACAACTAGTTGAATCTGATCACAAAAAGACCCCTTGGATTAAGATCAACCAAGACTACAAATACCGAGAGGAATCGGTGTCCTACGGCGGGAAACGTCAGAGATGGATTATAGTTAATAATCGAGAGGCCAGGTATAAGGAGTTGAGCACACTCCAACGAAATTTGGACAAGGAAGAGCGACTCCTTGAGAGAAAAACCAAAAGCCTTATGAATACGGTTTTTCAAAGCCGCGAGACCTTGAATAGTGAGTTCAAAAGAATCGTTAAGCAGCATCCTCTGTTTCAGCTGAGAAAGACAATCATTGGCCATTACAAAAAACGTCGAGGTAAAAAGCGCCCGAATCAGTCCGGATATAAGGTCATCATCGGGTTTTCAAGGCATGAAAAGCTGATTAAGCGATTCGAGAATAAGAAGGGTAAATTTATCATAGGAACCAATTTCTTGGATCCAAAATTAACTCCTGAGAGAATTATTGAAGTCTACTGTGGGCGAAACCAGAACATTGAAGGTTGCTTTAAATTTATCAAGGATTCAAGCTTTAGGCTCAACGAAGTTTTCCTAAAACGTGTCGATCGAATCGAGTCCTTAATGGCGATCATGGCTCTATCGTTATTTGTAAATAACCTGGGGCAATTGAAGCTGAGACAAGCCTTGAAGGCCAAGCAGCTCAGTTTGCCAAGTCAAAATGGAAAGAGGACTCAAAGGCCAACTTTAAAATGGGTCTTTCAAACGATGAGAAATGTCATCAAGGTGCGAGTAAATATCTTTGGGCGCGTCTATGAAGAGTTTAAAGGGCTCGATGCCTCTCAGCGAATTATCATCGAGTGCTTCGGCCCGAGCGCCAAAATGATCTACGGCAGCAGCCCGTAG
- a CDS encoding DUF1428 domain-containing protein, with product MSQYVDGYVIPIKKKNVKAYMKMATMGCKLWMEHGALDYYECIGDDLKVKWGLTFPKMCKLKRDETIIFAFVVFKSKKHRTTVNAKVHKDPRMNMEGVKMPFDMKRFAMGGFMALVYAK from the coding sequence ATGAGTCAATATGTAGATGGCTACGTAATACCAATCAAAAAAAAGAACGTGAAAGCATATATGAAAATGGCCACCATGGGATGCAAGCTTTGGATGGAGCACGGAGCCCTTGATTACTACGAATGCATTGGGGACGACTTAAAAGTAAAGTGGGGACTGACATTTCCAAAGATGTGCAAACTTAAAAGAGATGAAACCATTATTTTCGCCTTCGTTGTCTTTAAGTCAAAAAAACACAGAACTACTGTGAACGCTAAAGTTCATAAAGACCCTCGAATGAATATGGAGGGAGTTAAAATGCCATTTGATATGAAGCGATTTGCAATGGGCGGATTTATGGCTCTTGTTTATGCCAAGTAG
- a CDS encoding type II toxin-antitoxin system RelE/ParE family toxin, translated as MEFILEKTSEFNEWFIDQTDKIKGLVRARFSRIEVAGHFGVVNSVGDGVFELKWKIGLRVYFAYLDRKRIVVLLGGTKHGQKADIKKAKSLLG; from the coding sequence GTGGAGTTCATCCTAGAAAAGACATCAGAGTTTAATGAGTGGTTCATTGATCAGACTGATAAGATCAAAGGTCTTGTCAGGGCGCGATTCAGTCGGATCGAGGTCGCCGGTCATTTCGGCGTGGTGAATTCCGTAGGCGACGGTGTTTTTGAATTGAAATGGAAAATTGGTCTGAGGGTTTATTTCGCCTACCTGGACCGGAAACGAATTGTAGTTCTACTTGGAGGAACGAAACATGGCCAAAAAGCAGACATCAAAAAAGCGAAAAGCCTCCTCGGTTGA
- a CDS encoding SRPBCC family protein, which translates to MTMEINPKLDLVFERTTTIPIEKLWKGWIHPETLMKWFCPKPWKVTDCRIELRAGGEFFTLMEGPGGEKMNNQGCYLEVVENKKLVWTGMMTKGFRPAPANPMGFHFVGTILFNKTDKGTSYKAIVAHADEESRKKHEAMGFQEGWGKAFDQLVEAMGGK; encoded by the coding sequence ATGACAATGGAAATAAATCCAAAATTGGATTTGGTATTTGAGCGAACAACTACAATTCCAATTGAGAAACTCTGGAAGGGTTGGATTCACCCAGAAACTTTAATGAAATGGTTTTGCCCAAAGCCTTGGAAAGTCACGGATTGCCGAATTGAGCTTCGTGCAGGTGGCGAGTTCTTCACTTTGATGGAAGGGCCTGGCGGTGAGAAAATGAACAATCAAGGTTGTTACCTTGAAGTCGTTGAAAATAAAAAGCTGGTTTGGACCGGAATGATGACAAAAGGATTTCGTCCAGCTCCCGCAAATCCAATGGGATTTCATTTTGTCGGGACAATTCTTTTCAATAAAACCGACAAAGGCACCTCATACAAAGCCATCGTTGCGCACGCTGATGAGGAGAGTCGCAAGAAACATGAGGCTATGGGTTTTCAAGAAGGATGGGGAAAGGCTTTCGATCAACTTGTTGAAGCAATGGGAGGCAAATAA
- a CDS encoding helix-turn-helix transcriptional regulator: protein MAGTIKLVLEHFDQVLKGEQAQKVQAAADLVFSDKLLFEKFEMWTHERDDETFLFHINRFFEKKGQQPLLASEQDLTDQREQIESSIKEDVRNRTKRIFGQRITRLAAERSLLTNDQLGEFLGVSGEQARKFRSGENKPQLATLKSIADRFKVSVEYLTGISDQT from the coding sequence TTGGCTGGAACCATCAAACTGGTACTGGAGCATTTCGATCAAGTATTGAAAGGCGAGCAAGCTCAAAAGGTCCAAGCGGCTGCGGATCTTGTTTTCAGCGATAAACTTCTTTTTGAGAAATTTGAAATGTGGACCCATGAGCGTGATGATGAAACATTCCTTTTTCACATTAATCGCTTCTTTGAAAAAAAAGGCCAACAACCTTTGCTCGCTTCTGAGCAAGACTTGACCGACCAGCGTGAACAGATTGAAAGTTCAATCAAAGAAGATGTGCGCAATCGAACGAAACGAATTTTCGGTCAACGGATAACGAGACTGGCAGCTGAACGCAGCCTTTTGACTAATGACCAATTAGGAGAGTTTCTTGGCGTATCTGGCGAACAGGCGAGGAAATTCAGATCTGGAGAGAATAAGCCGCAGCTTGCGACACTCAAGAGCATCGCTGACCGCTTTAAAGTATCTGTCGAGTACCTCACTGGCATAAGTGATCAGACATGA
- a CDS encoding ATP-binding protein, with product MSIETIRQQLTMLRLPSAAENLESVLAARKIKSDFSWLTTLFEHELNTRKENAIERRIKKATFPERRTLEQFNWSFNKRINREKIEELSSCKFVEDNEIALLLGSPGTGKTHCAIALGMKAAVLGHSVFCSSVKRLSAKIRMARERNTLDKLFKQILTSKLWILDDWGVVTMPRDVSEEIFDLFDRRKYNSAMILTSNRDVEEWPQVFSDPILANGRLALKTVGLAS from the coding sequence GTGAGCATAGAAACAATCCGTCAGCAACTGACGATGCTAAGGCTACCGTCGGCAGCTGAGAATTTAGAGTCGGTTTTGGCAGCCAGAAAAATCAAGTCCGATTTTTCCTGGCTGACGACATTGTTTGAGCATGAGCTGAATACGCGCAAGGAAAACGCGATTGAACGTAGGATTAAAAAGGCGACATTCCCAGAGAGGAGAACATTGGAGCAGTTCAATTGGAGTTTTAACAAGAGGATCAATCGCGAGAAGATCGAAGAGCTTTCGAGTTGCAAGTTCGTAGAGGACAATGAAATTGCATTGTTGCTTGGAAGTCCAGGAACTGGCAAAACCCACTGCGCAATTGCATTAGGCATGAAAGCCGCAGTACTGGGCCACAGTGTGTTTTGTTCGAGCGTAAAAAGACTCAGTGCCAAGATCCGGATGGCCCGGGAGCGGAACACTTTGGATAAATTGTTCAAACAAATTTTGACGTCCAAACTTTGGATCCTTGACGACTGGGGCGTAGTGACGATGCCACGGGATGTGAGTGAAGAGATATTTGATCTCTTTGATCGACGCAAATACAACTCGGCGATGATCTTGACCAGCAACCGAGATGTCGAAGAATGGCCACAAGTCTTTAGTGATCCGATCCTGGCCAATGGGCGGTTGGCCCTTAAAACTGTAGGCCTTGCATCTTGA
- a CDS encoding transposase family protein, which produces MSRPLSREKYPQIIRVDQGTEFTSRAMLDWAYRHGIQLEFTKVRKTNQIVESFNSRVRDECLNEHVFFSRRCSRENRHLALEVQQHQSTFSTRNEISN; this is translated from the coding sequence ATATCTCGACCACTTAGCCGGGAAAAATACCCTCAGATCATCCGGGTCGATCAGGGTACGGAATTTACGTCGAGGGCGATGCTTGACTGGGCCTATCGTCATGGCATTCAGCTGGAGTTTACAAAGGTAAGAAAAACCAACCAAATTGTCGAATCTTTCAATTCGAGAGTTCGTGACGAGTGCCTCAACGAGCACGTCTTTTTCTCTCGAAGATGCTCGAGAGAAAATCGACACCTGGCACTGGAGGTACAACAACATCAATCCACATTCAGCACTAGGAATGAAATCTCCAATTGA
- a CDS encoding SRPBCC family protein, translating into MKKVIKIVGALFLVLLIVPVFLPSHFSISRTIEINASISTVFTRLTDLNEYVKWNPFPEGDPTNQANVTGNGVHSYLVWKGDKTGEGKMTISNIELEKKIAIKMEFYKPINGEGMVHWITNPKSDSKTEMVWTFDQDLPYFYRYFGLFMDSMMGKHFEKGLMNFKGLVEAAK; encoded by the coding sequence ATGAAGAAGGTTATAAAAATTGTTGGAGCGTTGTTTTTAGTTTTGTTAATTGTACCGGTATTTTTACCGTCTCATTTTTCGATATCTCGGACTATCGAGATCAATGCTTCCATCAGCACAGTATTTACGAGACTGACCGACTTAAATGAATATGTAAAGTGGAACCCATTCCCGGAGGGAGACCCTACCAATCAAGCAAATGTAACTGGCAACGGTGTACACTCATACCTGGTTTGGAAAGGTGATAAGACTGGCGAGGGCAAGATGACTATTTCAAATATCGAACTAGAGAAGAAGATTGCAATAAAGATGGAGTTTTATAAGCCCATAAATGGTGAAGGAATGGTTCATTGGATCACGAATCCAAAATCTGATTCTAAAACTGAAATGGTTTGGACGTTTGATCAAGACCTACCGTATTTTTATCGTTACTTTGGTTTATTCATGGATTCAATGATGGGAAAGCACTTTGAAAAGGGACTGATGAATTTCAAGGGGTTGGTGGAGGCTGCAAAATGA
- a CDS encoding IS21 family transposase: MPNYPEALFPIIDLRKSKPAEADALLDPHKNWILERLHLGWSPQTIFEEIPVSIPRASFYRYLERQHFQSDRLLRGSSPEIIHSPGECLQVDWAKALDVIDQDGRKRTIWAFIGILGHSRYTMVRVMDKCDFVTTVKAIQSMLFEVGGVPRKITSDNPKVFVNRASEHEPILNAGYERFASHTGFTIEALPPADPQKKGKVERTVQLVRRLFESFDLKEFSIEKAQSHIDLKMKIANCRKHGTHGEKPVEVFENQEQKTLRDLPQVPYEIETILNGFVRRDGYVRF, translated from the coding sequence TTGCCGAATTATCCGGAGGCCCTTTTTCCGATCATAGATCTCCGCAAGTCGAAACCAGCAGAAGCCGACGCTCTGCTCGATCCGCACAAGAATTGGATCTTGGAGCGACTCCATCTAGGTTGGTCACCACAGACAATCTTCGAAGAGATTCCGGTGTCGATTCCACGTGCAAGTTTTTACCGCTATCTTGAGAGGCAGCATTTTCAGTCCGACCGTCTGCTTCGGGGCTCATCACCTGAAATCATTCACTCCCCCGGGGAATGCTTGCAGGTGGACTGGGCGAAGGCTCTCGATGTGATAGATCAGGACGGTCGCAAACGTACCATATGGGCCTTTATCGGGATTTTGGGTCACAGTCGGTACACGATGGTTCGAGTGATGGACAAGTGCGATTTTGTGACAACGGTGAAAGCGATCCAATCAATGCTCTTTGAGGTTGGTGGGGTTCCAAGGAAAATCACCTCTGACAATCCAAAGGTATTCGTGAATCGTGCCTCGGAGCACGAGCCGATTTTGAATGCCGGTTACGAGAGATTTGCATCGCATACCGGTTTTACGATAGAGGCCCTCCCTCCGGCGGATCCACAGAAGAAGGGCAAGGTTGAACGTACGGTGCAATTGGTTCGGCGGCTTTTTGAGTCCTTTGATTTGAAGGAATTTTCAATCGAGAAAGCCCAAAGCCATATTGATTTGAAAATGAAGATTGCCAACTGTCGCAAGCACGGCACTCATGGCGAGAAGCCTGTGGAGGTTTTTGAGAATCAGGAACAAAAGACATTGCGTGACTTGCCCCAGGTTCCTTATGAGATCGAGACCATTTTGAATGGATTTGTTCGCCGTGATGGATATGTGAGGTTTTGA
- a CDS encoding DUF805 domain-containing protein: MHWYLKAFSDYANFAGRSSRMEFWMFSILNPIFCIAIAMVCVFLGLSTKIATIYLMVSLIPSFAVSVRRMHDTNRSGWYLLIPFYTIVLFCLPGDTTENAYGPNPKGITSR, translated from the coding sequence ATGCATTGGTATCTTAAAGCATTTTCCGACTATGCGAACTTCGCCGGCCGTTCCAGTCGTATGGAATTCTGGATGTTTTCTATTTTGAATCCTATTTTTTGTATAGCAATCGCAATGGTTTGTGTATTTCTAGGGCTCTCTACGAAAATTGCCACCATTTATCTAATGGTATCATTAATTCCTAGTTTTGCGGTTTCTGTGCGAAGAATGCACGACACTAATCGTAGTGGTTGGTACTTGCTGATTCCATTCTACACTATTGTCCTCTTTTGTCTTCCTGGGGATACGACAGAGAATGCCTATGGCCCGAACCCCAAGGGAATAACCTCCCGATAA
- a CDS encoding transposase: MVRGKPKERFFEQEYTPGEQAQFDFKESIELPFLSGPVIAHLHFGTLPFSNACVIKGFPHKTYECFMDGVHSFFEKIGGQTKNIRIDNLSPCVKRVKKDGGRDYTDAFNRAIKYYDFGVLPCSPGRGNEKGDVERDIQTWSRRFRNHVNVHGIRFRDFSHLNVELEAFGEQEQSEAGTELLKNRVWSVEIAVAARRGCALPRGRDSCVSAWHGSRRQDHLLSCGCMDRIRVPSRGWCF; this comes from the coding sequence GTGGTGCGAGGAAAGCCAAAAGAGCGCTTTTTTGAGCAAGAGTATACCCCTGGCGAGCAGGCACAGTTTGATTTTAAAGAATCAATCGAACTGCCATTTTTATCGGGCCCGGTGATTGCGCACTTACATTTTGGTACTTTGCCGTTTTCTAACGCTTGCGTCATCAAGGGCTTCCCACACAAGACCTATGAATGTTTCATGGATGGCGTCCATTCATTTTTTGAAAAAATTGGTGGTCAAACAAAAAATATTCGAATCGACAACTTAAGTCCATGCGTGAAGCGGGTGAAAAAAGACGGAGGCCGCGACTACACGGATGCGTTTAATAGGGCGATCAAATATTACGATTTTGGAGTTCTTCCCTGCTCTCCAGGCCGAGGCAATGAAAAAGGTGATGTTGAGCGCGACATTCAAACCTGGTCGAGGAGATTTAGGAATCACGTAAATGTTCATGGGATCAGGTTCCGGGATTTTTCCCACCTCAACGTCGAGCTCGAGGCCTTCGGTGAACAGGAGCAAAGCGAAGCCGGCACTGAACTGCTGAAAAACAGAGTGTGGTCAGTTGAGATCGCTGTTGCCGCGAGACGAGGATGTGCTTTGCCGCGTGGAAGAGACTCGTGCGTCTCCGCATGGCACGGTTCGCGTCGCCAAGACCACTTACTCAGTTGCGGATGCATGGATCGGATTAGAGTGCCGAGTCGTGGCTGGTGCTTTTGA